In Temnothorax longispinosus isolate EJ_2023e chromosome 10, Tlon_JGU_v1, whole genome shotgun sequence, a single window of DNA contains:
- the Archease gene encoding protein archease-like, translating to MDSSASSTNESLEIPPVKYEYLDHTADVQLHAWGDTLDEAFEQCAIAMFNYMTDLERVEMTQVHHIEADGDDMESLLFHFLDELLFMFSAEPYIVAKKVKITEFDRQGFKIKATAYGEEFVIGKHTQGSEVKAITYSAMQIYERPRVDRPEIFVIIDI from the exons ATGGACAGCTCGGCCAGCTCGACGAACGAGAGTCTCGAGATACCGCCCGTCAAATACGAGT ATCTGGATCATACCGCGGACGTGCA ATTGCACGCATGGGGCGACACCCTGGACGAGGCTTTCGAGCAATGCGCGATAGCCATGTTCAACTACATGACGGATCTGGAGCGCGTGGAGATGACGCAGGTGCATCACATCGAGGCCGACGGTGACGACATGGAGAGCCTGCTCTTCCACTTTCTCGACGAGCTCCTCTTCATGTTCAGCGCCGAGCCGTACATAGTCGCTAAG AAAGTCAAGATTACCGAATTTGACCGGCAAGGGTTTAAAATCAAGGCAACCGCGTACGGCGAGGAGTTCGTGATTGGCAAGCACACGCAAGGCAGCGAGGTAAAGGCCATCACGTACTCGGCGATGCAGATCTACGAACGTCCGCGGGTGGATCGGCCCGAGATCTTCGTGATCATTGATATATGA
- the LOC139820790 gene encoding transcription factor E2F5 isoform X2: MPGEKEGEIAKHNRITRMPRVRRQVILEDPARPVTPDMVETKLLKTEFLDDGSLDEIQPSKVAEETPSPHLQDHQYGQTPCYQIARKPTQPPPRAEISVQAVKRRLNLEVGTTGPSQSAFKAPRGKRRRSGSNSLAGHTPTKKRTRYDTSLSLLTKKFIHLVESSQDGVVDLNVASEKLEVQKRRIYDITNVLEGIGILEKKSKNNIQWKGGQLPNNRNDIANLRREVADLEAKENTLDRLIHGADKNLRELCADRQYAYVTYHDLRSVSMYKEQVIMAVKAPPEATLHVPQPINNFGQQKLQMHMRSENGEIGVFLCPEDSTVKTLPYPGYATTQSVPQSKESDLSCLPPELLVNRESDEQIEPVPSDESFINTRLCTPVTTVTSITSMKDAFLCESDDYGPMGGGKFQLQTEDQISSDLSILDFGEQLLTLEPPLSENDYSFSLGTEEGLSDLFDFNI; this comes from the exons ATGccgggagagaaagagggagaaatcGCTAA ACACAATCGCATTACCAGGATGCCTCGGGTAAGGAGACAAGTGATCCTGGAGGATCCAGCCAGGCCGGTTACTCCGGACATGGTGGAAACAAAGTTGT TAAAGACCGAGTTCCTGGATGACGGTTCTTTGGATGAGATCCAACCTTCAAAAGTGGCGGAAGAAACACCGAGCCCTCACTTACAGGATCATCAGTACGGACAAACGCCTTGTTATCAAATAGCGAGAAAACCCACGCAACCACCACCAAGAGCTGAG ATATCAGTTCAAGCGGTAAAAAGAAGACTGAATTTGGAGGTAGGGACAACTGGCCCCAGCCAGTCTGCCTTCAAAGCACCCAGAGGTAAACGCAGAAGATCCGGCTCGAATTCTTTAGCCGGTCATACACCTACCAAAA AGAGGACACGATATGACACGTCTTTGAGTTTGCTCACAAAGAAGTTCATTCACTTAGTCGAGAGCAGTCAGGATGGTGTGGTGGACTTGAATGTAGCGTCAGAGAAGTTGGAGGTACAAAAACGTCGTATATACGACATTACTAATGTTTTAGAGGGCATCGGTATCTTAgagaagaaaagtaaaaacaaTATCCAGTGGAA AGGCGGTCAATTACCGAACAATCGGAACGATATCGCTAATCTGAGAAGGGAGGTCGCGGATTTGGAAGCTAAAGAGAACACCTTGGATCGACTGATCCACGGTGCCGATAAGAATCTTCGCGAACTCTGCGCGGACAGACAATACGCTTATGTGACGTATCATGATTTACGTTCAGTCTCAATGTACAAAGAACAAGTTATTATGGCTGTGAAGGCCCCGCCGGAAGCTACACTCCATGTCCCGCAACCGATCAATAACTTCGGTCAACAAAAG ctTCAAATGCACATGAGGTCGGAAAACGGAGAAATAGGTGTGTTTCTGTGTCCTGAGGATTCCACAGTCAAAACGTTACCCTATCCCGGGTACGCGACAACGCAATCTGTGCCTCAATCAAAAGAATCCGATTTATCTTGTTTGCCTCCTGAATTGTTGGTTAATCGAGAAAGCGACGAGCAAATCGAGCCAGTACCTTCCGACGAGAGTTTCATAAATACTCGTCTATGTACCCCCGTAACTACAGTTACCAGTATAACAAGCATGAAGGACGCGTTCTTATGCGAATCCGATGATTATGGACCAATGGGCGGTGGTAAATTCCAACTCCAAACAGAGGACCAAATCAGCTCAG ATCTGAGTATTCTCGATTTTGGAGAACAACTACTGACTTTGGAACCGCCTCTCTCCGAAAACGACTACTCGTTCTCGTTAGGCACCGAGGAGGGTCTTTCGGATCTCttcgattttaatatttag
- the LOC139820790 gene encoding transcription factor E2F5 isoform X1, translating into MPGEKEGEIAKHNRITRMPRVRRQVILEDPARPVTPDMVETKLLKTEFLDDGSLDEIQPSKVAEETPSPHLQDHQYGQTPCYQIARKPTQPPPRAEISVQAVKRRLNLEVGTTGPSQSAFKAPRGKRRRSGSNSLAGHTPTKSKTVERTRYDTSLSLLTKKFIHLVESSQDGVVDLNVASEKLEVQKRRIYDITNVLEGIGILEKKSKNNIQWKGGQLPNNRNDIANLRREVADLEAKENTLDRLIHGADKNLRELCADRQYAYVTYHDLRSVSMYKEQVIMAVKAPPEATLHVPQPINNFGQQKLQMHMRSENGEIGVFLCPEDSTVKTLPYPGYATTQSVPQSKESDLSCLPPELLVNRESDEQIEPVPSDESFINTRLCTPVTTVTSITSMKDAFLCESDDYGPMGGGKFQLQTEDQISSDLSILDFGEQLLTLEPPLSENDYSFSLGTEEGLSDLFDFNI; encoded by the exons ATGccgggagagaaagagggagaaatcGCTAA ACACAATCGCATTACCAGGATGCCTCGGGTAAGGAGACAAGTGATCCTGGAGGATCCAGCCAGGCCGGTTACTCCGGACATGGTGGAAACAAAGTTGT TAAAGACCGAGTTCCTGGATGACGGTTCTTTGGATGAGATCCAACCTTCAAAAGTGGCGGAAGAAACACCGAGCCCTCACTTACAGGATCATCAGTACGGACAAACGCCTTGTTATCAAATAGCGAGAAAACCCACGCAACCACCACCAAGAGCTGAG ATATCAGTTCAAGCGGTAAAAAGAAGACTGAATTTGGAGGTAGGGACAACTGGCCCCAGCCAGTCTGCCTTCAAAGCACCCAGAGGTAAACGCAGAAGATCCGGCTCGAATTCTTTAGCCGGTCATACACCTACCAAAA GTAAAACTGTAGAGAGGACACGATATGACACGTCTTTGAGTTTGCTCACAAAGAAGTTCATTCACTTAGTCGAGAGCAGTCAGGATGGTGTGGTGGACTTGAATGTAGCGTCAGAGAAGTTGGAGGTACAAAAACGTCGTATATACGACATTACTAATGTTTTAGAGGGCATCGGTATCTTAgagaagaaaagtaaaaacaaTATCCAGTGGAA AGGCGGTCAATTACCGAACAATCGGAACGATATCGCTAATCTGAGAAGGGAGGTCGCGGATTTGGAAGCTAAAGAGAACACCTTGGATCGACTGATCCACGGTGCCGATAAGAATCTTCGCGAACTCTGCGCGGACAGACAATACGCTTATGTGACGTATCATGATTTACGTTCAGTCTCAATGTACAAAGAACAAGTTATTATGGCTGTGAAGGCCCCGCCGGAAGCTACACTCCATGTCCCGCAACCGATCAATAACTTCGGTCAACAAAAG ctTCAAATGCACATGAGGTCGGAAAACGGAGAAATAGGTGTGTTTCTGTGTCCTGAGGATTCCACAGTCAAAACGTTACCCTATCCCGGGTACGCGACAACGCAATCTGTGCCTCAATCAAAAGAATCCGATTTATCTTGTTTGCCTCCTGAATTGTTGGTTAATCGAGAAAGCGACGAGCAAATCGAGCCAGTACCTTCCGACGAGAGTTTCATAAATACTCGTCTATGTACCCCCGTAACTACAGTTACCAGTATAACAAGCATGAAGGACGCGTTCTTATGCGAATCCGATGATTATGGACCAATGGGCGGTGGTAAATTCCAACTCCAAACAGAGGACCAAATCAGCTCAG ATCTGAGTATTCTCGATTTTGGAGAACAACTACTGACTTTGGAACCGCCTCTCTCCGAAAACGACTACTCGTTCTCGTTAGGCACCGAGGAGGGTCTTTCGGATCTCttcgattttaatatttag
- the LOC139820790 gene encoding transcription factor E2F5 isoform X3 codes for MPRVRRQVILEDPARPVTPDMVETKLLKTEFLDDGSLDEIQPSKVAEETPSPHLQDHQYGQTPCYQIARKPTQPPPRAEISVQAVKRRLNLEVGTTGPSQSAFKAPRGKRRRSGSNSLAGHTPTKSKTVERTRYDTSLSLLTKKFIHLVESSQDGVVDLNVASEKLEVQKRRIYDITNVLEGIGILEKKSKNNIQWKGGQLPNNRNDIANLRREVADLEAKENTLDRLIHGADKNLRELCADRQYAYVTYHDLRSVSMYKEQVIMAVKAPPEATLHVPQPINNFGQQKLQMHMRSENGEIGVFLCPEDSTVKTLPYPGYATTQSVPQSKESDLSCLPPELLVNRESDEQIEPVPSDESFINTRLCTPVTTVTSITSMKDAFLCESDDYGPMGGGKFQLQTEDQISSDLSILDFGEQLLTLEPPLSENDYSFSLGTEEGLSDLFDFNI; via the exons ATGCCTCGGGTAAGGAGACAAGTGATCCTGGAGGATCCAGCCAGGCCGGTTACTCCGGACATGGTGGAAACAAAGTTGT TAAAGACCGAGTTCCTGGATGACGGTTCTTTGGATGAGATCCAACCTTCAAAAGTGGCGGAAGAAACACCGAGCCCTCACTTACAGGATCATCAGTACGGACAAACGCCTTGTTATCAAATAGCGAGAAAACCCACGCAACCACCACCAAGAGCTGAG ATATCAGTTCAAGCGGTAAAAAGAAGACTGAATTTGGAGGTAGGGACAACTGGCCCCAGCCAGTCTGCCTTCAAAGCACCCAGAGGTAAACGCAGAAGATCCGGCTCGAATTCTTTAGCCGGTCATACACCTACCAAAA GTAAAACTGTAGAGAGGACACGATATGACACGTCTTTGAGTTTGCTCACAAAGAAGTTCATTCACTTAGTCGAGAGCAGTCAGGATGGTGTGGTGGACTTGAATGTAGCGTCAGAGAAGTTGGAGGTACAAAAACGTCGTATATACGACATTACTAATGTTTTAGAGGGCATCGGTATCTTAgagaagaaaagtaaaaacaaTATCCAGTGGAA AGGCGGTCAATTACCGAACAATCGGAACGATATCGCTAATCTGAGAAGGGAGGTCGCGGATTTGGAAGCTAAAGAGAACACCTTGGATCGACTGATCCACGGTGCCGATAAGAATCTTCGCGAACTCTGCGCGGACAGACAATACGCTTATGTGACGTATCATGATTTACGTTCAGTCTCAATGTACAAAGAACAAGTTATTATGGCTGTGAAGGCCCCGCCGGAAGCTACACTCCATGTCCCGCAACCGATCAATAACTTCGGTCAACAAAAG ctTCAAATGCACATGAGGTCGGAAAACGGAGAAATAGGTGTGTTTCTGTGTCCTGAGGATTCCACAGTCAAAACGTTACCCTATCCCGGGTACGCGACAACGCAATCTGTGCCTCAATCAAAAGAATCCGATTTATCTTGTTTGCCTCCTGAATTGTTGGTTAATCGAGAAAGCGACGAGCAAATCGAGCCAGTACCTTCCGACGAGAGTTTCATAAATACTCGTCTATGTACCCCCGTAACTACAGTTACCAGTATAACAAGCATGAAGGACGCGTTCTTATGCGAATCCGATGATTATGGACCAATGGGCGGTGGTAAATTCCAACTCCAAACAGAGGACCAAATCAGCTCAG ATCTGAGTATTCTCGATTTTGGAGAACAACTACTGACTTTGGAACCGCCTCTCTCCGAAAACGACTACTCGTTCTCGTTAGGCACCGAGGAGGGTCTTTCGGATCTCttcgattttaatatttag